Proteins from a single region of Chryseobacterium sp. T16E-39:
- a CDS encoding four helix bundle protein, which produces MGNYKELIVWQKSIDLVTEVYSCTKNFPKEETYGLISQIRRSSISIPSNIAEGHSRRSQADYIQFLKIARGSCAEVETQLIISKNLEYLNLERFQYLNDKSLEISKMLNGLITKIQTNPKS; this is translated from the coding sequence ATGGGAAATTATAAGGAATTAATTGTTTGGCAAAAGTCCATTGATTTAGTTACAGAAGTATATTCCTGCACTAAAAATTTCCCTAAAGAAGAAACCTATGGTCTCATTAGCCAAATTCGTCGTTCTTCAATATCAATCCCATCTAATATTGCCGAAGGTCATTCACGAAGATCTCAAGCAGATTATATTCAATTTTTAAAAATTGCAAGAGGCAGTTGTGCTGAAGTGGAAACTCAATTAATTATTTCCAAAAATTTAGAATATTTAAATTTAGAAAGATTTCAATACTTAAATGATAAATCATTGGAAATTTCTAAAATGCTTAATGGTCTAATCACAAAAATTCAAACAAATCCTAAATCCTAA
- the recJ gene encoding single-stranded-DNA-specific exonuclease RecJ has protein sequence MSQKWIYRPEPDEEIVDRLSSSLGFGTFESKLLVLRGIDNYQKAREFFKPNLTDIHNPFLMADMQKAVERIATAIENGEKILVYGDYDVDGTTAVALMYLYLSKIVQKKYLDYYIPDRNSEGYGISTEGIDFAKENGFSLIIALDCGIKAIDMISYAQNLGVDFIICDHHLPGEEIPNAVAVLDPKRSDCRYPFKELSGCGVGFKLCQGLNTIYKIPDSELFELTDLLAISIAADIVSMTGENRVLAKMGLKTLRKTRNLGLRLLIPEDKLSHFEISNIVFEIAPKINAAGRISHGKAAVELMVSDNLKHAHQIVSDIMGLNDERRELDMNSTLSALNQIIESQQETKLTTIVYHPEWNKGVIGIVASRLIETYYKPTLVFTDGNNGEMVASARSVSDFDVHEALDLCSEYFLKFGGHHAAAGLSMEKSKFEAFKEKFEKVVTEKIQEHQKEASIIIDSEIEIDEINREFINFHRKLAPFGPHNMKPILSLKNQKLSGYIKTMGKDNNHVKFYIKQESTGRNIECVGFKLGQFSEDFRNKYFDLAFTLEENHWKGNVTHYLNIKDVKFRE, from the coding sequence ATGAGTCAAAAATGGATTTACAGACCTGAACCCGATGAGGAAATTGTAGATAGATTAAGTTCATCACTTGGTTTTGGAACTTTTGAATCTAAACTTCTCGTTCTTAGAGGAATTGACAATTATCAAAAGGCCAGAGAATTCTTTAAACCCAACCTTACCGATATCCACAATCCTTTTTTAATGGCAGACATGCAAAAAGCAGTTGAGCGTATTGCAACCGCAATTGAAAATGGAGAAAAAATACTGGTCTATGGCGATTATGACGTAGACGGAACGACTGCTGTCGCATTGATGTATCTGTACCTCAGCAAAATCGTTCAGAAAAAATATCTTGATTATTACATTCCGGACAGAAATTCAGAAGGTTATGGAATTTCAACAGAAGGAATTGATTTTGCCAAAGAGAATGGTTTTTCTTTAATCATTGCTTTGGACTGCGGTATTAAAGCTATTGACATGATCAGCTATGCTCAGAATTTGGGCGTAGACTTTATCATTTGCGATCACCATTTACCTGGAGAAGAAATCCCAAATGCTGTAGCTGTTCTTGACCCTAAAAGAAGTGACTGCAGATATCCTTTTAAGGAACTTTCCGGATGTGGAGTTGGTTTTAAATTATGTCAGGGTTTAAATACAATTTATAAAATTCCGGATTCTGAATTGTTTGAATTAACAGATCTGTTGGCCATTTCAATTGCTGCAGATATCGTTTCTATGACAGGCGAAAACAGGGTTCTGGCTAAAATGGGGCTTAAAACCCTTAGAAAAACAAGAAACCTGGGATTAAGACTTTTAATTCCCGAGGATAAACTTTCCCACTTCGAGATTTCCAATATTGTTTTTGAAATTGCACCAAAAATTAACGCTGCAGGCAGAATTTCCCATGGAAAGGCTGCAGTAGAACTGATGGTGTCGGATAACCTGAAGCATGCACACCAGATCGTAAGTGACATTATGGGATTGAATGATGAAAGACGTGAGCTGGATATGAACTCTACTCTTTCAGCATTAAATCAAATCATAGAATCCCAACAGGAAACAAAACTTACAACTATAGTTTACCACCCTGAATGGAATAAAGGGGTCATTGGAATTGTGGCTTCCAGGCTTATTGAAACCTATTATAAACCCACTCTGGTTTTTACAGATGGAAATAATGGAGAAATGGTTGCTTCAGCAAGATCGGTATCTGATTTCGATGTTCACGAAGCATTGGATCTCTGTTCTGAATATTTTCTAAAATTCGGAGGACATCATGCCGCTGCAGGACTTTCAATGGAGAAATCTAAATTTGAAGCTTTTAAGGAAAAATTCGAAAAGGTCGTGACTGAAAAAATTCAGGAACACCAGAAAGAAGCATCGATCATCATCGATTCTGAAATCGAAATTGATGAGATCAACAGAGAGTTTATCAATTTTCACAGAAAATTGGCTCCTTTTGGTCCTCATAACATGAAACCTATTCTTTCATTAAAAAACCAAAAGTTGTCCGGATATATTAAGACAATGGGAAAAGACAATAACCACGTTAAATTTTATATCAAACAGGAATCAACCGGTAGAAATATAGAGTGTGTCGGGTTTAAATTAGGTCAATTCTCAGAAGATTTCAGAAACAAATACTTTGACCTGGCATTCACTTTAGAGGAAAATCACTGGAAAGGAAATGTAACCCATTATTTGAATATAAAGGATGTGAAGTTTAGGGAATAG
- a CDS encoding ferritin-like domain-containing protein yields the protein MKKTISVSNQGATLDTGRRNFLKLGGIGLAMAGLALVGCDDNDDFQMDQNQVFDLGKGDVGVLNYAYALEQLEADFYTKVVNSFYTGISNAERELFTDLYHHEVIHRDFFKAAISGVTSNVLPKLEFQYPNVNFSNRSSVLATAKALEDTGVAAYNAAGKYITNPDYLVIAGKIVSVEARHASAIRNLINPGSADFSGDDVIDANGLDVAKEPKDVVMAAGGFFKTPFTWKERGIN from the coding sequence ATGAAAAAGACAATTAGTGTTTCTAACCAGGGAGCTACTTTGGATACCGGTAGACGAAATTTCTTAAAACTTGGAGGTATTGGTCTAGCTATGGCAGGTCTTGCGCTAGTAGGGTGTGATGATAACGATGATTTCCAGATGGATCAAAATCAGGTATTCGATCTTGGAAAAGGAGATGTGGGGGTATTAAATTATGCTTATGCCCTTGAGCAGCTCGAAGCAGACTTTTACACAAAAGTGGTCAATAGTTTCTATACTGGAATTTCCAATGCTGAAAGAGAATTATTTACAGACCTCTATCACCATGAAGTCATCCATCGTGATTTTTTTAAAGCCGCCATATCCGGTGTTACTTCCAATGTTTTACCAAAGCTTGAATTTCAGTATCCCAATGTAAACTTTAGTAATAGAAGTTCAGTACTGGCCACAGCAAAAGCTTTAGAAGACACAGGAGTTGCAGCATATAATGCGGCTGGAAAGTATATTACAAATCCGGATTATTTAGTGATTGCCGGGAAAATTGTTTCCGTGGAAGCTAGACATGCATCAGCAATAAGAAATCTTATCAACCCCGGATCTGCTGATTTTTCAGGCGATGATGTGATAGATGCCAACGGATTAGATGTGGCAAAAGAACCAAAAGATGTCGTAATGGCTGCGGGTGGTTTTTTCAAGACGCCGTTTACATGGAAAGAAAGAGGTATAAACTAA
- a CDS encoding ferritin-like domain-containing protein, with the protein MNILKLLDKFSDDKFFTTETSRLETITNISAFGKKAAVAAVPLGLGVAMATPVKAETHTTAVPGSFFKTALTEALQLALTLEYLENEYYSIGLGTAGLIPNADRTVFMQISKHESAHVGFLKSTLTSLGVTPGAMPNFDFTAGGNFAPFSDYSQFLVLAQAFEDTGVRAYKGQAGNVMSNKVVLQAALQIHSVEARHASQVRRMRANKGWIELANGGNMPAATNPVYAGEDVTTQAGYNTATAFGAAAGSAAYDEVLSGSDATSIASLFIV; encoded by the coding sequence ATGAACATTCTTAAATTACTAGATAAATTTTCTGATGATAAATTCTTTACAACAGAAACTTCGCGATTAGAAACGATTACAAATATTTCGGCATTTGGAAAAAAAGCAGCGGTTGCAGCTGTTCCTCTCGGCTTAGGTGTCGCCATGGCAACTCCGGTAAAAGCAGAAACACACACTACTGCTGTTCCCGGAAGTTTTTTTAAAACAGCCTTAACTGAAGCATTGCAATTGGCGTTAACTTTGGAATACCTTGAAAATGAATATTATAGCATTGGGCTTGGTACTGCAGGTTTGATTCCTAATGCAGACCGTACAGTTTTTATGCAGATCTCTAAACATGAATCTGCTCATGTGGGTTTCTTAAAAAGTACATTGACATCTTTAGGAGTTACACCAGGAGCAATGCCAAATTTCGACTTTACTGCAGGAGGTAATTTTGCTCCTTTTTCAGATTATAGTCAATTTTTGGTTCTTGCCCAGGCTTTTGAAGATACAGGCGTAAGAGCATATAAAGGACAAGCTGGAAACGTGATGTCCAATAAAGTGGTATTACAGGCAGCCTTGCAAATTCACTCCGTAGAAGCAAGACATGCTTCTCAGGTAAGGAGAATGAGAGCTAATAAAGGATGGATTGAATTAGCAAACGGAGGAAATATGCCTGCTGCCACTAATCCTGTTTATGCGGGCGAAGATGTTACCACTCAGGCTGGATATAATACCGCAACTGCATTTGGAGCAGCAGCAGGATCTGCAGCTTACGATGAAGTTTTAAGTGGTAGTGATGCAACATCAATTGCCTCTCTTTTTATTGTCTAA
- a CDS encoding M48 family metallopeptidase, producing MKKIILCVCFIGAIHTFQGQKISLGKITDVASKGAKALTFTNEDAVKLSKESVDWMDKNNPVAGAKDPYTIRLNKLFGKHKAQDGLNLNYKVYKVKDINAFACADGSVRVFSSLMDVMTDDELLAVIGHEIGHVKNQDTKDAIKSAYLKAAALDAASSASSTVATLNDSQVGKMANAFLDASHSKKQESEADAYSYDFMKANKYNVVAEYTAFKKLALLSEGSTQSGFQKMFNSHPDSEKRAQNIKKKAEKDGLWKDPGTVTLPTAKLTK from the coding sequence ATGAAAAAAATTATTTTATGTGTATGCTTTATTGGAGCAATACATACATTTCAGGGACAGAAGATTAGCCTCGGAAAAATTACAGATGTAGCTTCTAAGGGAGCTAAGGCACTAACGTTTACTAACGAAGATGCTGTGAAATTATCCAAAGAGTCCGTTGACTGGATGGACAAAAATAATCCGGTAGCTGGCGCGAAAGATCCATATACAATCAGACTGAATAAACTTTTTGGTAAACATAAAGCACAGGATGGTCTAAACCTTAATTACAAAGTATATAAAGTGAAGGATATTAATGCTTTTGCTTGTGCTGATGGAAGTGTTAGGGTATTCTCATCATTAATGGATGTGATGACCGATGATGAATTGCTGGCTGTGATCGGACACGAGATCGGTCACGTGAAAAATCAGGATACAAAAGATGCTATTAAATCTGCCTACTTAAAAGCTGCAGCACTGGATGCTGCTTCTTCGGCTTCATCTACAGTAGCAACCCTTAATGACAGCCAAGTAGGGAAGATGGCCAATGCATTTCTGGATGCTTCGCACAGTAAAAAACAGGAATCTGAAGCAGATGCTTATTCCTATGATTTTATGAAAGCTAATAAATACAATGTTGTTGCCGAGTATACTGCATTCAAAAAGCTGGCATTGCTTTCTGAGGGAAGTACCCAATCTGGTTTTCAAAAAATGTTCAACTCTCATCCCGATAGTGAAAAGAGAGCTCAGAACATCAAGAAAAAAGCTGAAAAAGATGGTTTATGGAAAGACCCGGGAACGGTTACTTTACCAACAGCAAAACTTACAAAATAA
- a CDS encoding tetratricopeptide repeat protein, with amino-acid sequence MEKKYFLLFFILPMFITAQNFRADSLIHIFKQETDTSKKTELLNMISDAYKTSDPVIMQKYALEALVSARKNNDKEEEAKAFQNLGTSHIILGNYDKALGNFNLSENILLSLKQEDKAVKGILAKVLGSKGIVYSEQNNYAKALENDFRAMRLYESINNRVQLAKIYNNIGVIYNSIDDGEKALNYFLKAYNIQKVIKDPALAVSCSNIGLIYLNNKDLKKAKAFFDESIIEFQKNPNKRDMGELYNNISQYYITKKDLKTAEKYLFDAVKISKDVENQFALSNTYLFLAKIYFEEGELDRSLDFVTKSLEISKELDLPEANMNGEKLLSDIFDKKGNKEQAFIHLKSYNTAKEKLSKIENAKERLKTELNFEFEKKQIEQNEKADWEKVKLIFAVLISATVLAGLFFFYRNKEREKTNLLQKQLTEFQHKALHLQMNPHFVFNCLAAISSFIMQNDKEDAIKYLAKFSKLMRLTLDFSQESAVAIDKEIEALRNYLELEQLRFNQKFDFVIDKDPLIEDDTALPSLLLQPYVENSVIHGVVPQKEKGMIKINFTQNQEFLICEIEDNGVGIETSKKLKENSVSVHKSMALEISRKRLETLEELEKKKVSLEIFELKNEKGESEGTKVLLMLPLQYIKN; translated from the coding sequence ATGGAAAAAAAATACTTTCTTCTTTTTTTTATCCTGCCCATGTTCATTACTGCCCAAAATTTCCGTGCAGATTCATTGATCCATATTTTTAAACAAGAAACAGATACTTCCAAAAAGACTGAACTTCTTAACATGATTTCAGATGCCTATAAGACTTCAGATCCTGTTATTATGCAAAAGTATGCGCTAGAAGCATTGGTTTCCGCAAGGAAAAATAATGACAAAGAGGAGGAGGCAAAGGCTTTCCAAAACTTAGGGACCTCTCATATTATTCTTGGAAATTATGATAAGGCATTGGGAAATTTTAATCTTTCTGAAAATATTCTTCTAAGCTTAAAGCAGGAGGATAAAGCAGTAAAAGGGATTTTGGCAAAAGTGCTTGGAAGTAAGGGGATCGTATACTCAGAGCAAAATAATTATGCAAAAGCGCTAGAAAATGATTTCAGAGCGATGAGACTCTATGAAAGCATTAATAACAGAGTACAACTCGCCAAAATTTATAATAATATCGGAGTGATCTACAATTCCATTGATGATGGAGAGAAAGCATTAAATTATTTTCTTAAAGCCTATAATATCCAGAAAGTCATTAAGGATCCTGCCTTAGCCGTTTCATGCTCAAATATAGGATTGATTTATCTTAATAATAAGGATTTAAAAAAAGCAAAAGCATTTTTTGATGAAAGTATAATAGAATTTCAAAAAAATCCTAACAAGAGAGATATGGGAGAGCTTTATAACAATATTTCTCAATATTATATTACTAAAAAAGATCTGAAGACAGCAGAAAAATACCTGTTTGATGCTGTGAAAATCAGTAAAGATGTAGAAAATCAATTTGCTTTGTCAAATACTTATTTATTTTTAGCAAAGATCTATTTTGAAGAAGGGGAGCTGGATAGATCATTAGATTTTGTTACTAAAAGTCTGGAAATTTCTAAAGAATTAGATCTGCCGGAAGCAAATATGAATGGAGAAAAGTTACTTTCCGATATTTTTGATAAAAAGGGAAATAAAGAACAGGCTTTTATTCATCTCAAAAGCTACAATACAGCCAAAGAGAAACTTTCCAAAATAGAAAACGCCAAAGAAAGATTAAAAACAGAGCTTAATTTTGAATTTGAAAAAAAGCAGATTGAACAAAATGAAAAGGCTGATTGGGAGAAGGTAAAATTGATTTTTGCTGTTTTAATAAGTGCTACGGTACTGGCGGGATTATTCTTTTTTTACCGGAATAAGGAACGCGAAAAAACAAATTTACTTCAAAAACAGCTGACAGAATTCCAGCATAAAGCTTTACATCTTCAGATGAATCCTCATTTTGTATTTAATTGTTTAGCTGCTATTTCTTCATTTATCATGCAAAATGATAAAGAAGATGCCATCAAATATTTAGCAAAGTTTTCGAAACTCATGAGATTGACATTAGACTTTTCACAGGAATCTGCTGTAGCAATTGACAAAGAAATTGAGGCATTAAGAAATTATTTAGAACTGGAACAGCTGAGGTTCAATCAGAAATTTGATTTTGTCATTGATAAAGATCCCTTAATAGAAGACGATACAGCCTTGCCTTCGCTTTTGCTTCAGCCTTATGTGGAAAATTCTGTTATACATGGAGTCGTTCCACAAAAAGAAAAAGGGATGATCAAAATAAATTTCACTCAGAATCAAGAGTTTTTAATCTGCGAGATTGAAGATAACGGAGTGGGAATTGAAACCTCTAAAAAACTAAAGGAAAATTCTGTAAGTGTACACAAATCCATGGCGTTGGAGATCTCCAGGAAAAGGCTCGAAACCCTTGAAGAACTTGAAAAGAAAAAAGTATCTCTGGAAATATTTGAATTAAAAAATGAAAAAGGAGAGTCTGAAGGGACAAAAGTATTGCTGATGCTTCCTTTACAATATATAAAAAACTAA
- a CDS encoding LytR/AlgR family response regulator transcription factor, which produces MISAVIIDDDANLREGMKAMLGLYAPEIMVLGEAESVESGIKLIENIKPEIIFLDILMNDGTGFDILEQLNQKHEPTSNIIFITAHEKFAIKAFRFSALDFLLKPVDPDELKNVIVKIKNLQNKNNNYKHIELFLDNISKKTESFKKIALSTSEGIHLFDIKDIIRCESEDNYTKFYVKNHKTVIISKTLKEYEDLLRDHGFERIHQSHLINLNELKSYIKKDGGFVVMSDSSQLPVSQRKKERLQELINKL; this is translated from the coding sequence ATGATTAGTGCTGTAATTATAGATGACGATGCCAATCTACGCGAAGGAATGAAAGCGATGCTCGGTTTATATGCCCCTGAAATAATGGTTTTAGGCGAAGCTGAAAGCGTGGAATCCGGAATTAAATTGATCGAAAATATAAAACCTGAAATTATATTTCTGGATATCTTAATGAATGATGGAACCGGATTTGACATCTTAGAACAACTGAATCAAAAACATGAGCCCACCTCGAATATTATTTTTATAACTGCCCATGAAAAATTCGCCATTAAAGCTTTTCGCTTTAGTGCGCTTGATTTTTTACTGAAACCTGTGGATCCTGATGAGCTGAAGAATGTTATTGTTAAGATCAAGAACTTACAGAATAAAAATAACAACTATAAGCACATTGAACTTTTTCTGGACAACATAAGTAAGAAAACCGAAAGTTTTAAGAAAATAGCACTTTCTACGTCGGAAGGGATTCATCTATTTGATATCAAAGATATTATCCGCTGTGAAAGTGAAGATAATTATACCAAATTCTATGTCAAAAACCATAAAACAGTTATTATTTCAAAGACTTTGAAGGAATATGAAGACCTTTTAAGGGATCATGGTTTTGAGCGTATCCATCAGTCACATCTTATCAATCTTAATGAATTAAAGTCATACATAAAAAAAGACGGCGGGTTTGTAGTGATGTCTGATAGTTCACAACTTCCTGTATCTCAAAGAAAAAAAGAACGATTGCAGGAATTGATAAATAAACTTTAA
- a CDS encoding T9SS type A sorting domain-containing protein, whose translation MNTKLLSLLFFLLLSFAGKGQIVTIPDWNFKTKLLSADSSNFTAKDLSGNYFKIDANNDGEIQISEAEQVSYILVDYSGISSLVGISSFTNLKNLYCRNNSLVSLDLQGLNNLQYLDCKNNLLTSIAIQGLINLQDLDCTNNQLTALDVQGCTNLKKIYCQFNPIPTLDFSGMSSLEYLDFEYNQITSLNLQGCTNLNDLRVKHNQLSTMNLQGLANLVYLSCEYNQLTSLNLAGCTSLMIFDCSYNNLTSLSVQGLIGLQNLTCSFNQLTSVNLQGAVKLEYFYCDNNSISALDVQGNTNLYFLICHNNLLTSLDLHGLANLNNAVLFNNQLATLNLLGCTNLLTLNCQSNQLTWLNAESSILLQNINCSNNPLSMLFIKNGSNENLTIDNLPGLQYVCCDPSQIGYVQNKVTMAGIVGCNVNAYCSFTPGGNYNTITGTVRFDEDNNGCDSNDEFFEHMKLKINDGTNVGYTFINNLGNYNFYTQAGNFTITGEPENSPLFQVIPASFSTSFADNNNHVFTKDMCVKAIGNSNDLEVVVAPVTAAVPGFNSKYRLMWRNKGNTTISGSVVLTFDHHKMNYVSSSLPVSSVSGDQITINFSNIKPFGNTASEIIFTINPPTHSTYPVHSGDILNFSAMVNPVAADINPLDNVFNYKQTVVNSFDPNDIICLEGNSIPVSMVGNYLHYIVNFENTGTAPAANVVVEMDIDPNDFDISTLQLQNSSHQVYTKVSGNKVEFMMKNANLGNGGHGNVLMKVMSKNNLIPGDHVENKANIYFDYNFPIVTNEEMTQIENVLQVVDVKKDDSVKVYPIPTKGDVTIEAGSKIISVEVYDGQGRILQKHTGVDSHSTKITIRSAGSGVYFMKIYTDKGLMLKKVIKN comes from the coding sequence ATGAATACAAAACTACTCTCATTATTATTCTTTCTGCTGCTTTCATTTGCTGGTAAGGGGCAGATCGTTACAATTCCTGACTGGAATTTTAAAACAAAATTGCTGAGTGCAGATTCAAGTAACTTTACCGCTAAAGATTTATCGGGTAATTATTTTAAAATCGATGCAAATAATGATGGAGAAATACAAATATCAGAAGCTGAACAAGTAAGTTATATTTTGGTGGATTATTCAGGAATTTCTTCTTTAGTGGGGATTTCCAGCTTTACCAATCTTAAAAATTTGTACTGTAGAAACAACTCTTTAGTTTCATTAGATCTTCAGGGATTAAATAATCTTCAGTATTTAGATTGTAAAAATAATCTACTGACTTCAATAGCTATTCAGGGACTAATAAATCTTCAAGATCTTGACTGTACAAATAATCAGCTTACTGCATTGGATGTTCAAGGCTGTACTAATCTTAAAAAGATATATTGTCAGTTTAATCCGATACCTACATTAGATTTTTCTGGAATGTCAAGCCTTGAATATTTGGATTTTGAATACAATCAAATTACGTCCTTAAATCTGCAGGGATGTACTAATCTTAATGATTTAAGAGTTAAACATAATCAGCTTAGTACCATGAATCTGCAGGGATTGGCTAATCTTGTTTATCTTAGTTGTGAGTATAATCAATTAACATCATTAAATCTTGCAGGCTGCACCAGTTTGATGATTTTTGATTGTAGTTATAATAATCTTACCTCTCTTAGTGTTCAAGGATTGATTGGCCTTCAAAATCTTACCTGTTCTTTTAATCAGTTAACGTCAGTAAACCTTCAGGGAGCAGTCAAATTAGAATATTTCTATTGCGATAATAATAGTATAAGTGCATTGGATGTTCAGGGAAATACTAACCTGTATTTTCTTATTTGCCATAATAATTTGTTGACTTCCCTGGATCTTCATGGGCTTGCCAATCTCAATAATGCCGTACTTTTTAATAATCAGCTTGCAACTCTGAACCTTCTGGGGTGTACTAATCTTTTAACTCTGAATTGTCAATCAAACCAGCTGACATGGCTCAATGCAGAAAGCAGTATTCTTCTTCAAAACATTAACTGTAGTAATAACCCCCTTAGTATGCTATTTATAAAAAATGGCAGTAACGAAAATTTAACAATTGATAATTTACCAGGCCTCCAATATGTATGTTGTGACCCAAGCCAGATAGGGTATGTTCAAAATAAAGTTACAATGGCTGGTATTGTTGGATGCAACGTAAATGCATACTGTTCTTTTACTCCGGGAGGAAATTACAATACGATTACAGGAACTGTACGATTTGACGAGGATAATAATGGCTGTGATAGCAATGATGAATTTTTTGAACACATGAAATTGAAAATAAATGATGGAACCAATGTAGGATATACTTTTATTAATAATCTGGGTAATTATAATTTTTATACACAGGCAGGAAACTTTACAATCACTGGAGAGCCAGAAAACTCACCACTTTTTCAGGTTATCCCGGCCTCTTTTAGTACGAGTTTTGCGGATAATAACAATCATGTTTTTACGAAGGATATGTGTGTCAAAGCGATTGGTAACTCAAATGATCTGGAAGTTGTCGTAGCACCTGTAACGGCTGCAGTTCCGGGATTTAATTCGAAATATAGATTAATGTGGAGGAACAAGGGTAATACTACTATTTCTGGAAGTGTTGTTCTTACTTTTGATCATCATAAAATGAATTATGTTTCTTCTTCATTACCGGTTTCTTCAGTTTCAGGAGATCAGATAACAATCAATTTTTCAAATATAAAACCATTTGGAAATACAGCGTCTGAAATCATATTTACCATTAATCCACCTACACATTCTACATATCCGGTACATTCGGGGGATATTCTTAATTTTTCAGCTATGGTAAATCCTGTTGCCGCTGACATTAACCCCTTAGATAATGTATTTAATTATAAACAAACCGTGGTGAATTCTTTTGATCCGAATGATATTATCTGTCTTGAAGGGAATTCTATTCCTGTGTCAATGGTTGGGAATTATCTTCATTATATCGTCAATTTCGAAAATACAGGTACAGCACCTGCTGCCAATGTCGTTGTAGAAATGGATATAGATCCTAATGATTTTGATATTTCAACTTTGCAGCTCCAGAATTCATCCCATCAGGTTTATACAAAAGTGAGCGGAAACAAAGTGGAATTTATGATGAAGAATGCTAATTTAGGAAATGGAGGTCATGGAAACGTTCTCATGAAAGTGATGTCTAAAAATAATCTGATACCTGGCGATCATGTCGAGAATAAAGCGAATATCTATTTTGATTATAATTTCCCAATTGTTACAAATGAAGAAATGACCCAAATTGAAAATGTTCTGCAAGTTGTAGATGTAAAAAAAGATGATTCGGTGAAAGTTTATCCGATTCCTACTAAAGGAGATGTGACGATTGAAGCTGGTTCTAAAATCATTTCTGTTGAAGTATATGATGGCCAGGGCAGGATACTTCAAAAACATACGGGGGTTGATTCCCACAGTACAAAAATAACGATCCGTAGCGCCGGTTCTGGAGTTTATTTTATGAAAATATATACAGATAAAGGATTGATGTTAAAGAAAGTAATTAAAAATTAA